One region of Pygocentrus nattereri isolate fPygNat1 chromosome 14, fPygNat1.pri, whole genome shotgun sequence genomic DNA includes:
- the LOC119265084 gene encoding uncharacterized protein LOC119265084 isoform X2, producing the protein MDSEGDSGNKFHKLLQEAQRLAAELNPKLAKKRRSAKPVSGVVSWRQRDNSGQIIPKFPPKTYNSTTRKRSSSEVAEPVFQQPEPTPYDSAQELNALQDILRDIPPQEKGTVPLSWAERQAQSSEKWNASRSAMVKNIFLAEHTDTYICDICLQNTSVVRCRDCLPRQFLCSSCDTQIHQHILHNREAMFEGFYQPLAPNMIIQLQNDGSHQIKHEVRLLPVRLPQQCTCSPSQLKLTCGKEVILVGINGRYQLNLPTLSCSQCMKSWTTGLDELVQCGYWPATINHQTIFHVDLFQSFQDLKQLAPGLSRQAFIGMLDERTKYFGRTGKICGDTFQRSFLEWCYAQHEVDKLLEVEPFRCTACSPQMHAVSVDGNRKLYRFKNASGSATKGLFDGTFLARDEEVSSFVAQIQQATKHTPGKGMCGSSQWTAAKEHSGKSASKIDEEGLEIAVCRHGVLLRALNMFRGEIYAYPLYLQKELSPSNVSFFCSDVACKYYPYLEKVSNKCSELQGLLEMHPLLSVMHAKAHSWTCELKWGGRNQEGAGNTIGEEVEQVNSFLSRAAISTKYMSKGGRTDMLTVLAMGWNKKKMSNMDKILAQRYAKAVQRVADDKLKLEELKAELRIDDAVIQQWVTEVQHWPEANSSLEGEASREVILKKKIEGLYLSVMQRKHRLYRQTDSNKRRHKMRQKIAEEKAALSSAIEELREQTDIILPAVDELLLTENFVWSWTYLGPTDLRTKKAIFDQVMVIRRMQEEEQIVVQEMRRHLNSLIGVAGSLKTLLLDQSNGAHCGYHSMLRRRLSVVNAQVHHTKASFSLALHGEMTSQDMLSEDREEQVSDVEDTSDDDNDIDSS; encoded by the exons ATGGACTCTGAAGGAGACTCTGGTAATAAATTCCACAAGCTTCTTCAGGAAGCACAGAGACTTGCAGCAGAGCTCAATCCAAAATTG GCAAAGAAAAGAAGGTCGGCAAAACCCGTATCTGGTGTTGTTAGTTGGAGACAGAGGGATAATTCAGGACAAATTATTCCAAAATTTCCCCCAAAGACTTATAACTCGACTACAC GTAAAAGGAGCAGTTCTGAAGTGGCTGAACCAGTATTTCAGCAGCCTGAGCCAACACCTTATG ATAGTGCTCAAGAACTTAATGCACTGCAAGACATTCTCAGGGACATTCCTCCACAAGAGAAGGGCACTGTGCCACTAAGCTGGGCTGAACGGCAAGCTCAAAGCTCAGAGAAGTGGAATGCTTCTAGATCAGCCATggttaaaaacatatttctcgCAGAGCACACAGACACCTATATCTGTGACATCTGCCTGCAAAACACATCTGTTGTGAGGTGCAGAGATTGTTTGCCAAGACAGTTCCTGTGCAGTTCCTGCGATACACAGATACATCAGCACATCCTCCATAACCGAGAAGCCATGTTTGAGGGATTCTATCAACCCTTAGCCCCAAACATGATCATTCAACTTCAAAATGATGGGTCACACCAGATAAAGCATGAAG tTCGACTGTTGCCGGTTCGTCTACCTCAACAGTGTACCTGTTCTCCCAGTCAGCTAAAGCTGACCTGTGGCAAAGAGGTCATCCTTGTTGGAATTAATG GACGGTACCAACTAAATTTGCCAACATTGAGCTGTTCTCAGTGCATGAAAAGCTGGACCACTGGACTTGATGAACTAGTACAATGTGGATATTGGCCTGCTACCATCAACCACCAGACCATCTTCCATGTAGACCTGTTCCAGTCTTTCCAggatctgaagcagctggctCCTGGGCTTTCTCGTCAAGCATTTATTGGAATGCTTGATGAAAGAACAAAGTATTTTGGCAGA ACCGGAAAAATATGTGGTGACACATTCCAGCGGTCATTTCTGGAGTGGTGCTACGCGCAGCATGAGGTGGACAAACTGTTGGAAGTTGAGCCCTTCCGGTGTACAGCATGTTCACCACAAATGCATGCTGTATCAGTGGATGGAAATAGAAAATTATACCGATTTAAGAATGCATCAGG AAGTGCCACAAAGGGACTTTTTGATGGCACCTTCCTGGCCAGAGATGAGGAGGTGTCAAGTTTTGTTGCTCAAATCCAGCAGGCAACcaaacat acTCCTGGGAAAGGAATGTGCGGATCATCACAATGGACAGCTGCAAAAGAGCATTCTGGGAAATCTGCCTCAAAAATTGATGAGGAGGGGCTGGAAATCGCTGTGTGCCGGCATGGGGTGCTTTTGAGAGCACTGAATATGTTCAGAGGGGAGATTTATGCTTACCCTCTGTATCTGCAGAAGGAACTGTCCCCCtcaaatgtttcctttttctgttcAGATGTGGCATGCAAGTATTATCCGTATTTGGAAAAGGTCTCCAATAAGTGCTCTGAACTGCAGGGACTATTGGAGATGCATCCACTTCTTTCAGTGATGCATGCCAAAGCACACTCCTGGACATGTGAG TTGAAATGGGGTGGACGCAATCAAGAAGGCGCTGGCAATACCATTGGTGAGGAAGTGGAGCAG GTAAATAGCTTCCTGTCCAGGGCTGCTATCTCCACAAAATACATGTCTAAAGGTG GAAGAACAGACATGCTCACAGTTCTGGCAATGGGgtggaacaaaaagaaaatgagtaaCATGGACAAAATATTGGCCCAAAGATATGCTAAG GCCGTCCAGAGAGTGGCAGATGATAAGCTTAAGCTGGAGGAGCTCAAAGCTGAGTTAAGGATTGATGATGCTGTTATCCAACAGTGGGTCACTGAGGTGCAACACTGGCCTGAAG CAAATTCTAGTTTGGAGGGTGAAGCCTCAAGGGAGGTCATTCTGAAGAAGAAAATTGAAGGACTGTACCTTAGTGTCATGCAGAGGAAACATCGCCTTTACCGTCAGACAG ACAGCAACAAGAGACGACATAAGATGCGCCAGAAAATTGCAGAGGAAAAGGCAGCTTTATCTTCTGCTATTGAAGAGCTACGTGAACAGACGGACATCATTCTGCCTGCTGTTGATGAGCTTCTCTTGACTGAAAATTTTGTGTGGTCCTGGACTTATCTTGGACCCA CTGATCTCAGAACAAAGAAGGCCATCTTTGACCAGGTGATGGTGATCAGGAGAATGCAAGAGGAGGAGCAAATTGTAGTTCAGGAGATGAGGAGGCACTTGAACTCCCTCATAGGTGTTGCTGGGAGTCTAAAAACCTTACTGCTGGACCAAA GCAATGGCGCACACTGTGGATATCACAGCATGTTGAGGAGGAGATTGAGTGTTGTGAATGCCCAAGTACATCACACAAAAGCATCATTCAGCTTGGCTCTTCATGGAGAAATGACATCCCAAGATATGCTGTCTGAGGACAGGGAGGAACAAGTGTCAGATGTGGAGGACACATCTGATGATGACAATGACATTGATTCTTCATAA
- the LOC119265084 gene encoding uncharacterized protein LOC119265084 isoform X1 yields MDSEGDSGNKFHKLLQEAQRLAAELNPKLAKKRRSAKPVSGVVSWRQRDNSGQIIPKFPPKTYNSTTRKRSSSEVAEPVFQQPEPTPYDSAQELNALQDILRDIPPQEKGTVPLSWAERQAQSSEKWNASRSAMVKNIFLAEHTDTYICDICLQNTSVVRCRDCLPRQFLCSSCDTQIHQHILHNREAMFEGFYQPLAPNMIIQLQNDGSHQIKHEVRLLPVRLPQQCTCSPSQLKLTCGKEVILVGINGRYQLNLPTLSCSQCMKSWTTGLDELVQCGYWPATINHQTIFHVDLFQSFQDLKQLAPGLSRQAFIGMLDERTKYFGRTGKICGDTFQRSFLEWCYAQHEVDKLLEVEPFRCTACSPQMHAVSVDGNRKLYRFKNASGSATKGLFDGTFLARDEEVSSFVAQIQQATKHVNTPGKGMCGSSQWTAAKEHSGKSASKIDEEGLEIAVCRHGVLLRALNMFRGEIYAYPLYLQKELSPSNVSFFCSDVACKYYPYLEKVSNKCSELQGLLEMHPLLSVMHAKAHSWTCELKWGGRNQEGAGNTIGEEVEQVNSFLSRAAISTKYMSKGGRTDMLTVLAMGWNKKKMSNMDKILAQRYAKAVQRVADDKLKLEELKAELRIDDAVIQQWVTEVQHWPEANSSLEGEASREVILKKKIEGLYLSVMQRKHRLYRQTDSNKRRHKMRQKIAEEKAALSSAIEELREQTDIILPAVDELLLTENFVWSWTYLGPTDLRTKKAIFDQVMVIRRMQEEEQIVVQEMRRHLNSLIGVAGSLKTLLLDQSNGAHCGYHSMLRRRLSVVNAQVHHTKASFSLALHGEMTSQDMLSEDREEQVSDVEDTSDDDNDIDSS; encoded by the exons ATGGACTCTGAAGGAGACTCTGGTAATAAATTCCACAAGCTTCTTCAGGAAGCACAGAGACTTGCAGCAGAGCTCAATCCAAAATTG GCAAAGAAAAGAAGGTCGGCAAAACCCGTATCTGGTGTTGTTAGTTGGAGACAGAGGGATAATTCAGGACAAATTATTCCAAAATTTCCCCCAAAGACTTATAACTCGACTACAC GTAAAAGGAGCAGTTCTGAAGTGGCTGAACCAGTATTTCAGCAGCCTGAGCCAACACCTTATG ATAGTGCTCAAGAACTTAATGCACTGCAAGACATTCTCAGGGACATTCCTCCACAAGAGAAGGGCACTGTGCCACTAAGCTGGGCTGAACGGCAAGCTCAAAGCTCAGAGAAGTGGAATGCTTCTAGATCAGCCATggttaaaaacatatttctcgCAGAGCACACAGACACCTATATCTGTGACATCTGCCTGCAAAACACATCTGTTGTGAGGTGCAGAGATTGTTTGCCAAGACAGTTCCTGTGCAGTTCCTGCGATACACAGATACATCAGCACATCCTCCATAACCGAGAAGCCATGTTTGAGGGATTCTATCAACCCTTAGCCCCAAACATGATCATTCAACTTCAAAATGATGGGTCACACCAGATAAAGCATGAAG tTCGACTGTTGCCGGTTCGTCTACCTCAACAGTGTACCTGTTCTCCCAGTCAGCTAAAGCTGACCTGTGGCAAAGAGGTCATCCTTGTTGGAATTAATG GACGGTACCAACTAAATTTGCCAACATTGAGCTGTTCTCAGTGCATGAAAAGCTGGACCACTGGACTTGATGAACTAGTACAATGTGGATATTGGCCTGCTACCATCAACCACCAGACCATCTTCCATGTAGACCTGTTCCAGTCTTTCCAggatctgaagcagctggctCCTGGGCTTTCTCGTCAAGCATTTATTGGAATGCTTGATGAAAGAACAAAGTATTTTGGCAGA ACCGGAAAAATATGTGGTGACACATTCCAGCGGTCATTTCTGGAGTGGTGCTACGCGCAGCATGAGGTGGACAAACTGTTGGAAGTTGAGCCCTTCCGGTGTACAGCATGTTCACCACAAATGCATGCTGTATCAGTGGATGGAAATAGAAAATTATACCGATTTAAGAATGCATCAGG AAGTGCCACAAAGGGACTTTTTGATGGCACCTTCCTGGCCAGAGATGAGGAGGTGTCAAGTTTTGTTGCTCAAATCCAGCAGGCAACcaaacatgtaaat acTCCTGGGAAAGGAATGTGCGGATCATCACAATGGACAGCTGCAAAAGAGCATTCTGGGAAATCTGCCTCAAAAATTGATGAGGAGGGGCTGGAAATCGCTGTGTGCCGGCATGGGGTGCTTTTGAGAGCACTGAATATGTTCAGAGGGGAGATTTATGCTTACCCTCTGTATCTGCAGAAGGAACTGTCCCCCtcaaatgtttcctttttctgttcAGATGTGGCATGCAAGTATTATCCGTATTTGGAAAAGGTCTCCAATAAGTGCTCTGAACTGCAGGGACTATTGGAGATGCATCCACTTCTTTCAGTGATGCATGCCAAAGCACACTCCTGGACATGTGAG TTGAAATGGGGTGGACGCAATCAAGAAGGCGCTGGCAATACCATTGGTGAGGAAGTGGAGCAG GTAAATAGCTTCCTGTCCAGGGCTGCTATCTCCACAAAATACATGTCTAAAGGTG GAAGAACAGACATGCTCACAGTTCTGGCAATGGGgtggaacaaaaagaaaatgagtaaCATGGACAAAATATTGGCCCAAAGATATGCTAAG GCCGTCCAGAGAGTGGCAGATGATAAGCTTAAGCTGGAGGAGCTCAAAGCTGAGTTAAGGATTGATGATGCTGTTATCCAACAGTGGGTCACTGAGGTGCAACACTGGCCTGAAG CAAATTCTAGTTTGGAGGGTGAAGCCTCAAGGGAGGTCATTCTGAAGAAGAAAATTGAAGGACTGTACCTTAGTGTCATGCAGAGGAAACATCGCCTTTACCGTCAGACAG ACAGCAACAAGAGACGACATAAGATGCGCCAGAAAATTGCAGAGGAAAAGGCAGCTTTATCTTCTGCTATTGAAGAGCTACGTGAACAGACGGACATCATTCTGCCTGCTGTTGATGAGCTTCTCTTGACTGAAAATTTTGTGTGGTCCTGGACTTATCTTGGACCCA CTGATCTCAGAACAAAGAAGGCCATCTTTGACCAGGTGATGGTGATCAGGAGAATGCAAGAGGAGGAGCAAATTGTAGTTCAGGAGATGAGGAGGCACTTGAACTCCCTCATAGGTGTTGCTGGGAGTCTAAAAACCTTACTGCTGGACCAAA GCAATGGCGCACACTGTGGATATCACAGCATGTTGAGGAGGAGATTGAGTGTTGTGAATGCCCAAGTACATCACACAAAAGCATCATTCAGCTTGGCTCTTCATGGAGAAATGACATCCCAAGATATGCTGTCTGAGGACAGGGAGGAACAAGTGTCAGATGTGGAGGACACATCTGATGATGACAATGACATTGATTCTTCATAA